The following coding sequences lie in one Drosophila sulfurigaster albostrigata strain 15112-1811.04 chromosome 2R, ASM2355843v2, whole genome shotgun sequence genomic window:
- the LOC133838417 gene encoding uncharacterized protein LOC133838417 isoform X3, producing MPVSTTLQVTDAAAATCMNCCSSNDDADAAASSKSKGAKAKSRSSSSGSGSGSVSIDSQVAAEAVVNGELDAASCYHVSMKMSIDAATPRICGDNMPLKCDALAAMREALSANKPLPLNCSSSSSKQQQQSNSKHSLTPTPPPATCQLLERLNFPEGNIINTLHTILALPPFDPYAPAPKSDVIYKDVVSLMQWSLREDNVIEMELSDKLLHECKPPSKDANDETRSYLMAIENMRLFSEDPKIPLRGGVGQLRAITLYFQNLALIFVKHRKEEFFTFCSCKECLEYRETIMAIMMDQFKAAHMVVMLLDVLIKAYSPMLKNDAAYNKFEKLLESNKQIYWITSGFLYDKNAEYLDFIDDTAISDNMILVLFSAILMANNPMLLLQILAYNVECIVKAFSEGMIEIAQNVQENEKISAEKMLTYLLDGYSDLNCISQKISLSLFAFENDFLRKFKLSWVLLCQRLFQQHVFNPLGDTMLACILSLKEGDGTSQTTALIKRYMLFDEHMHSIERRWTDIWMELNKFNLSPTEHDRRMGLLDVYNIFDKVVMDATSFSLPDISDDEFIDFQRIVDRQLAWKNIMAFTKLKWPDGFYDPPNKLVHEDLCKKCNAMLEHHNENCKCITCSIAGTPLLPRQAGHCAKCTTLGIVEKDAKLMKSKILSTCTNDEARHNAASAAASTSAAAAAAAAAQQRRSGDQQQIAADEPNSISSSSMSLRRQEMDTALRTTYHIAWAVFQHLTTRKRYRFDSIEPQFFCGENCRVSACQLARKILANELSPPLTKHLLRCFQPLSFSREELRSTLPSLMFFNRKLAPSPAELQELKNQHYVYKTYWTFVLSIYANFFVKFNSTATDFKHLELLKGDLRLRPNSVVGDKDDGRFEQFLAQVIGYSPFKITDDFTLGDANIEKMQFGVDHLMMLHDSQMIKRSKPDSASHMAANKAKVNETTQTGAGCNDANNSKKSKEKMRKCCADYADMGETCKENHSKKRVKKECNHARFNETRDRLRKKLSQSKNGQEDATKAQVVPKAQPATAIAANVSAPSKKPEPVAPQQQQPPTLKMVASAQVQAAARKMPAAAAAAAAAAAAAALNEIGENIEDGDNSLLCLDSLCKSIQMHTDATAAAAAAGGNGSLAADLSNYSKEEMMMQHFAEFLGSYTREQDQKRWINETLNFIEGKPQQPQTSNPKKAAKKAKQKQRKEEEKRIKELEDLRSQFLDIYFKEFIDKYEMKTLMAAGGRKREKKRVGELEANIKNLQRAKGKVEILILELIATVKQANSEFKFSYLPTKEQQLAKLAELEEILNGGSRVTAPEPSLPPQLSAPVPSQHHQQTATVTVTAPIPNYINSAAYFPPHLGAPHTPVCYAPPLQQQHQQMPRDVIDAMATNATTADPSKRIVTIRRVQLPHAGGDQQVTVVAKGSSPDEDKLLYTFVNGHIVESAQAHAKSVAPVTAAPVIAAVPEKSAKAKKKEAKRAAAAAAAAAAAAAAAELEMKASLAKSKKQQKKAAAAAAVASSSSSGSSSSKSQTPQSSAVNTRENSVCSIKPKATTATSNKKSKNAHKSVVEVQLPKVLPKVEPEPKPQPAEPLPEKRQKRLKPRLDQGQLDNNPFKSLHVQDSSDGEWESESDSEQPPVPVASASIKPQPKTAVAPKPAPVVPSAKQKPAASAATAVASNVKKAKNDAPSKSQTQQQQQQQTNKSTAANASNQRKSAAQQQQSTQSKSQQPQRVSESNASIRKAKSGLGQQQLQTQAQSSQVTGSNRTSQQQPTTRGGRGSGRSSKPTNGGQQQQQHQLHVNSTSNGSLNTSDSSAQPSKRSQRGKRGHRGQKQEDLSGIPHNMGYFNPNEVAIPPQQPPHAASYASTLVPQMQQLRIGSNSSASKHHQQQLQPNCSIMDQLNRGVQVEHLSLPPGITLTKVDPAKSEQLRQKSESIRKLSKPLTEQQLQPTQHLLQQSAAHVMSNYYATGNGGIDPSTGVIMLEANPPVSNRHCQQPVAMATNNNVAAAAAAASASGKSSRRRRRNRGKSGSSSSTVGSVASLPNKQRAGVAQDNKQQQQSQISAAPIMEASAGGNIITLRNPMFHQGMNNGPVAGSMLSNPNPMPPTRTYGGALPIAAPMPMDQPAAIIKNENGMFTIRNPALHQAVTNGLAMGGYRQFGSNVNYYTPQEAVAEAARATQQKQSSPPPQMVVAPGSGSSGPVGGPAATAPTNFSYFSSGSSSGGSGSCSSGGSAGGSVVDTHNNISISCTNVSLGSPGRLVGDAAVIARPKHTQKCLSAIGSELKQKTKDSHSSSSVSSSSQWSSFGQAPPEFVGNAAGSSLQEKYQQSSYYNGFEVFPSAVGAAGAGSSGPGSGGGVSVSVPGDCHMHHNCGDDSPPPTITGFNSYLEGIPNTGVIRYDDAAFLKNLIPGQHLNNEVSIHNISESNFARNNTSPSPHHVEITTVFGSRACAPTNAYEQQQQQQPSQGSVSSGASYCDNVTADYGSDSTHLFVQGSMLPRLPQPSPAASDPFGYDFESGAAAAVSKPASVASDLNEFLRRSPHSQRTSPYSPDESVALEAFVQNMSALQIDAEQCSRLNGSAASGATGGDAAVADATAAGGVGATWW from the exons ATGCCCGTTTCGACCACGTTACAGGTGACAGACGCTGCCGCCGCAACTTGCATGAATTGCTGCAGTAGCAACGACGACGCCGACGCTGCCGCCAGTTCCAAATCCAAAGGAGCCAAGGCCaagagcagaagcagcagcagcggaagTGGGAGCGGCAGCGTTAGCATCGATTCCCAAGTTGCTGCCGAGGCTGTTGTCAACGGTGAACTGGATGCCGCCTCTTGCTATCATGTCAGCATGAAAATGTCCATTGATGCGGCCACGCCGCGCATTTGTGGCGACAATATGCCGCTGAAATGTGATGCGCTGGCGGCAATGCGAGAAGCGCTTAGCGCCAACAAACCGTTGCCACTAAACTGCTCCTCGTCCTCAtcgaaacagcaacaacaatcgaatAGCAAACATAGTCTAACACcaacaccaccaccagcaacaTGCCAGCTGCTGGAGCGCCTCAATTTTCCGGAgggcaacatcatcaacacaCTGCATACGATACTCGCTTTGCCACCCTTCGATCCTTATGCGCCGGCACCCAAATCGGATGTCATCTACAAGGATGTGGTGTCGCTAATGCAGTGGAGTCTGCGCGAGGACAATGTCATCGAGATGGAGCTGAGCGACAAGCTGTTGCATGAATGTAAGCCACCGAGCAAGGATGCCAACGATGAGACCCGTTCGTATTTG ATGGCGATTGAGAATATGCGCTTATTTTCGGAGGATCCAAAGATTCCGCTGCGCGGTGGCGTCGGACAGTTGCGTGCAATTACG CTGTATTTCCAGAATCTTGCCTTGATATTTGTGAAGCACCGTAAGGAGGAGTTCTTTACGTTTTGTTCCTGCAAGGAATGTCTCGAATATCGCGAAACCATCATGGCCATTATGATGGATCAATTCAAGGCTGCTCACATGGTCGTCATGCTGCTCGATGTGCTCATCAAGGCATACAGTCCCATGTTAAA aAACGATGCTGCCTACAACAAATTTGAGAAACTACTCgaatcaaataaacaaatctaTTGGATTACAAGCGGTTTCCTGTACGATAAAAATGCCGAATATCTTGATTTTATTGATGATACTGCGATCTCTGATAATATGATATTAGTGCTATTTAGTGCCAT TCTGATGGCAAACAATccgatgctgctgctacaAATACTCGCCTATAATGTTGAGTGCATTGTCAAGGCATTTTCAGAGGGCATGATCGAAATTGCTCAAAATGTGCAGGAGAACGAGAAGATTTCCGCCGAAAAGATGCTCACAT aTTTACTGGACGGCTACTCCGATCTGAACTGCATTTCACAAAAGATATCGCTTAGCCTGTTCGCGTTCGAGAATGATTTTCTGCGCAAATTCAAACTCTCCTGGGTGCTATTGTGCCAGCGTCTATTTCAGCAACATGTGTTCAATCCGCTGGGCGACACAATGCTCGCATGCATCCTCTCGCTGAAGGAGGGCGATGGCACCTCACAGACGACGGCGTTGATTAAGCGTTACATGCTCTTTGATGAGCATATGCACTCCATTGAGCGCCGCTGGACGGACATCTGGATGGAGCTAAACAAGTTCAACTTGTCGCCCACGGAGCATGATCGTCGCATGGGCCTGCTCGATGTGTATAACATATTCGATAAGGTCGTCATGGATGCCACTTCGTTTTCGCTGCCAGACATTAGTGATGATGAGTTTATTGATTTCCAACGCATCGTTGATCGTCAGCTGGCTTGGAAGAATATTATGGCATTCACCAAGCTTAAGTGGCCCGACGGTTTCTACGATCCGCCCAACAAACTTGTGCACGAGGATCTCTGCAAGAAGTGCAATGCAATGCTGGAACACCATAATGA GAACTGCAAATGCATCACTTGCTCCATTGCTGGGACACCTCTGTTGCCGCGACAAGCCGGCCATTGTGCCAAGTGCACAACACTCGGGATTGTCGAGAAAGATGCCAAGTtgatgaaatcaaaaattctAAGCACCTGCACCAACGACGAGGCCCGACACAATGcggcgtctgctgctgctagcACAAGcgcagccgctgccgctgcggcaGCCGCACAGCAGCGTCGTAGTGGCGATCAGCAGCAGATAGCAGCGGATGAACCGAatagcatcagcagcagcagtatgTCGCTGCGACGCCAGGAGATGGACACGGCGCTACGCACCACATATCACATAGCATGGGCCGTGTTTCAGCATCTGACCACACGGAAACGCTATCGCTTTGACAGCATTGAGCCGCAGTTCTTTTGCGGGGAAAACTGTCGAGTCTCAGCTTGCCAGCTGGCGCGTAAAATCCTAGCCAATGAATTGTCACCGCCGCTGACGAAACACTTGCTGCGCTGCTTTCAACCACTGTCGTTTTCGCGTGAGGAACTGCGCTCCACGTTGCCATCGCTAATGTTTTTCAATCGCAAGCTGGCACCCAGTCCCGCCGAACTGCAGGAGCTTAAGAATCAGCACTATGTCTATAAGACCTACTGGACCTTTGTGCTGTCCATCTATGCCAATTTCTTTGTCAAGTTCAACTCGACGGCCACGGACTTTAAGCACCTGGAGCTGCTCAAGGGCGATTTGCGTTTACGCCCCAACAGCGTTGTTGGCGATAAGGATGACGGTCGCTTTGAACAATTTCTCGCCCAGGTCATTGG ATATTCGCCTTTTAAGATTACCGATGA TTTCACGTTGGGCGACGCAAATATCGAGAAGATGCAATTTGGAGTTGATCATTTAATGATGTTGCACGATTCGCAAATGAT AAAGCGAAGTAAACCAGATAGCGCATCCCACATGGCGGCCAACAAGGCCAAAGTCAATGAGACAACGCAAACTGGAGCTGGCTGCAACGATGCGAATAACTcgaagaaaagcaaagaaaagatGCGCAAAT GTTGTGCAGACTACGCGGATATGGGCGAGACCTGCAAGGAAAATCACTCGAAGAAGCGCGTCAAAAAGGAGTGCAATCATGCACGCTTCAACGAGACACGTGATCGACTGCGCAAAAAATTGTCGCAGAGCAAAAACGGCCAGGAGGATGCAACTAAGGCTCAAGTGGTGCCCAAGGCTCAACCAGCGACAGCAATAGCGGCGAATGTGTCGGCGCCATCCAAAAAGCCAGAGCCCGTGGctcctcagcagcagcaacctccTACCTTAAAAATGGTTGCATCTGCACAGGTGCAAGCAGCTGCACGTAAAATGCCAGCGGCAGCcgcggcggctgctgcagcagctgctgcagcggcgCTCAACGAGATTGGCGAGAACATTGAGGATGGCGATAATAGTCTTTTATGTTTAGACAGTCTCTGCAAGAGCATACAGATGCACACGGAtgccacagctgcagcagcagcagcaggtggcAACGGCAGTTTGGCAGCGGATCTCAGTAACTACAGCAAAGAGGAGATGATGATGCAACACTTTGCTGAATTTCTGGGCAGCTATACGCGTGAACAGGATCAAAAGCGTTGGATCAATGAGACACTCAACTTCATCGAAGGCAAACCCCAACAGCCACAAACATCGAATCCCAAGAAAGCGGCgaagaaagcaaaacaaaagcagcgcaAAGAGGAGGAGAAACGCATCAAAGAGCTAGAAGATTTGCGCAGTCAATTTCTTGATATTTATTTCAAGGAGTTCATTGACAAATACGAAATGAAAACTTTAATGGCTGCTGGCGGCCGCAAGCGCGAAAAGAAACGCGTTGGCGAACTGGAAGCGAACATTAAAAATCTGCAGCGTGCTAAGGGTAAAGTTGAGATACTCATTCTGGAACTTATTGCCACAGTTAAGCAGGCAAACAGCGAATTTAAATTCTCCTATCTGCCCACCAAGGAGCAACAGTTGGCTAAACTGGCTGAGCTCGAAGAGATTTTAAATGGTGGCAGTCGAGTGACGGCACCAGAGCCATCATTACCACCACAGCTATCGGCACCGGTACCGtcgcaacatcatcaacaaacTGCCACTGTAACTGTAACAGCGCCGATACCGAACTACATTAACTCTGCGGCTTATTTTCCCCCTCATCTGGGAGCACCGCACACACCCGTGTGCTACGCTCCGCccctgcagcagcagcatcaacaaatGCCCCGTGATGTGATCGATGCCATGGCCACCAATGCCACAACCGCTGATCCATCCAAGCGTATTGTGACCATACGACGTGTGCAGTTGCCACACGCTGGTGGCGATCAGCAGGTGACTGTGGTGGCCAAAGGCAGCTCCCCCGATGAGGACAAGTTGCTTTACACGTTTGTCAACGGTCACATCGTGGAATCGGCTCAGGCTCATGCAAAAAGTGTTGCACCAGTTACAGCAGCGCCTGTTATTGCCGCCGTGCCCGAGAAGAGCGCCAAGGCTAAGAAAAAGGAGGCTAAAcgagcggcagcagcggcggctgcagctgctgccgctgctgctgctgctgaactTGAAATGAAGGCCAGCCTGGCCAAGAGCAAGAAGCAACAAAAGAAGgcagcggcggctgctgcggtTGCCTCCAGTTCCAGCTCTGGCAGTAGCAGCTCTAAGTCGCAAACGCCGCAAAGCAGTGCTGTGAATACGCGTGAGAACTCCGTATGCAGCATAAAGCCCAAGGCAACGACGGCGACGTCAAATAAGAAGTCGAAGAATGCGCATAAAAGTGTTGTGGAAGTGCAGTTGCCAAAAGTGTTGCCCAAAGTCGAGCCGGAGCCAAAGCCGCAACCAGCTGAGCCACTGCCCGAAAAAAGACAGAAACGTTTAAAGCCGCGACTGGACCAAGGCCAGTTGGACAACAATCCGTTCAAATCTTTGCATGTGCAAGACTCCTCGGACGGTGAGTGGGAATCTGAAAGCGATTCAGAGCAACCACCAGTTCCAGTAGCTTCTGCCTCGATTAAGCCACAGCCGAAGACAGCTGTGGCGCCTAAGCCTGCGCCAGTTGTACCGAGTGCCAAACAGAAGCCAGCAGCctctgctgccactgctgtaGCGTCTAACGTTAAGAAAGCCAAAAACGATGCGCCGTCAAAGTCACAaacccaacaacagcagcagcaacagaccAACAAATCGACAGCAGCCAATGCCAGCAACCAGCGCAAATCCGCagcccaacaacagcagtcgACCCAGTCCAAGAGCCAACAACCACAAAGAGTGTCCGAGTCGAATGCCAGCATACGCAAAGCCAAGTCGGGCCtaggacagcagcagctacagacGCAGGCGCAGAGCAGTCAAGTGACTGGTAGTAATCGTacatcgcagcagcagccaacaacacgTGGTGGTCGTGGCAGTGGTCGCAGCTCTAAACCAACAAACggtgggcagcagcagcagcaacaccagtTGCATGTCAACAGCACTAGCAACGGCTCTTTGAACACATCGGACAGCAGTGCGCAGCCATCGAAGCGTTCGCAGCGTGGTAAACGCGGACATCGTGGTCAGAAGCAGg AGGATCTCTCGGGTATACCCCACAATATGGGCTATTTCAATCCCAACGAAGTTGCCATACCACCGCAGCAGCCACCGCACGCTGCCAGCTATGCCAGCACACTGGTTCCCCAGATGCAGCAGCTACGCATTGGTAGCAACAGCTCTGCATCCaagcatcatcaacagcagctgcagcccAATTGCAGCATTATGGATCAATTGAATCGCGGCGTACAAGTTGAGCATCTGTCACTGCCACCCGGCATCACGCTGACCAAGGTCGATCCGGCTAAGAGCGAGCAACTGCGGCAGAAGAGTGAATCCATACGCAAGCTTTCAAAGCCACTGACCGAGCAACAGCTCCAGCCGACACAGCATCTACTGCAGCAGTCTGCCGCACACGTCATGAGCAACTACTATGCTACGGGTAATGGCGGCATAGATCCCAGCACTGGTGTCATTATGTTGGAAGCAAATCCGCCAGTCAGCAATCGTCACTGCCAACAGCCGGTTGCGAtggcaaccaacaacaacgtggcagccgccgcagctgcagcaagcGCTAGTGGCAAGTCGtcgcgacgacgacgccgcaATCGTGGCAAATCTGGCAGCAGTAGTTCGACTGTTGGTTCAGTCGCCAGTCTGCCGAACAAGCAGCGTGCTGGAGTCGCTCAAGAcaataaacagcaacagcagagccAAATATCCGCGGCGCCCATAATGGAGGCAAGTGCTGGCGGTAATATCATTACGCTGCGCAATCCCATGTTTCATCAGGGGATGAACAATGGTCCCGTCGCCGGCAGCATGCTGTCCAATCCGAATCCTATGCCACCAA CACGCACTTATGGTGGTGCTCTGCCCATTGCGGCACCGATGCCCATGGATCAACCAGCCGcgattattaaaaatgagaaCGGCATGTTCACCATACGCAATCCGGCGTTGCATCAGGCGGTGACCAATGGCCTGGCCATGGGCGGTTATCGTCAGTTTGGCAGCAATGTCAACTACTATACGCCCCAGGAGGCGGTGGCCGAGGCGGCTCGGGCCACACAGCAGAAGCAGTCGTCGCCGCCACCACAAATGGTTGTTGCTCCCGGCAGCGGCTCCTCTGGCCCTGTCGGCGGGCCGGCTGCTACGGCACCCACTAATTTCTCATATTTCTCAAGTGGATCATCCAGCGGCGGGAGCGGCAGCTGCAGTAGCGGTGGCAGTGCCGGCGGCAGTGTTGTGGACACGCACAATAATATCAGTATTAGCTGCACAAACGTATCGCTGGGCAGCCCTGGTCGACTGGTTGGCGATGCCGCTGTCATTGCACGTCCCAAGCATACACAGAAATGTTTATCGGCCATCGGCAGTGAGCTGAAACAAAAGACCAAAGACAGCCACTCGTCGTCGTCAGTGTCGTCGTCGAGCCAATGGTCAAGCTTTGGCCAAGCACCGCCTGAATTTGTTGGCAATGCAGCGGGCTCATCACTGCAGGAGAAATACCAGCAGTCGAGCTACTACAATGGCTTTGAGGTCTTTCCCTCGGCGGTTGGCGCAGCTGGAGCTGGCAGCTCTGGACCTGGCAGCGGTGGTGGCGTTAGCGTGAGCGTTCCTGGTGATTGCCACATGCATCACAATTGTGGCGACGATTCACCGCCGCCAACCATCACTGGTTTCAATTCCTACCTTGAGGGCATCCCCAATACTGGTGTCATACGTTACGATGACGCGGCGTTCCTCAAGAATTTGATACCGGGCCAACATCTCAACAACGAG GTCTCCATACACAACATATCGGAGTCCAACTTTGCGCGCAACAAcacatcgccatcgccacACCATGTGGAGATAACAACTGTGTTTGGCAGTCGCGCATGCGCCCCAACAAATGCCtacgagcaacagcagcagcaacaaccgtCGCAAGGCAGCGTCAGCTCCGGTGCCAGCTACTGCGACAATGTGACCGCCGATTACGGCAGTg ATTCCACCCACCTTTTTGTGCAAGGCAGCATGCTGCCACGATTACCGCAACCATCGCCAGCGGCATCCGATCCCTTTGGCTATGACTTTGAGtctggagcagcagctgcggttTCGAAGCCAGCAAGCGTGGCCAGTGATCTGAATGAATTTTTACGCCGCAGTCCGCATAGCCAACGCACCTCTCCGTACAGTCCGGATGAGAGTGTGGCACTCGAGGCATTCGTTCAGAACATGAGCGCTTTGCAGATCGATGCGGAGCAGTGCTCACGTTTGAATGGGTCTGCAGCTTCTGGTGCCACCGGAGGAGACGCTGCCGTGGCTGATGCAACGGCGGCTGGTGGCGTTGGTGCTACTTGGTGGTAA